From one Triticum urartu cultivar G1812 chromosome 3, Tu2.1, whole genome shotgun sequence genomic stretch:
- the LOC125543003 gene encoding BTB/POZ domain-containing protein POB1-like — MADNGQIDCFSTMASTPILTVKTLHINSAILAARSRFFIKLFSNGMNESDQTHPRIRIADSEEKAFMELLSFMYSGKLTTIEPTLLLDILMAADKFEVLSCMRYCSQLLRSLPMTTESALLYLDHPCSLSMAAEAQSVVGAAREFLAEKYKILDKFEEVMNISLSGIEAIFSSTDIQVASEDAVYNFLLEWARARYLEPEERREILSSRLLPLVRFSHMTCAALQEILACTDDDIDREQVTKRINEVLLHKAYPTQMEGALAADVSTLDWQSAERTYGSKHVKAVAFDRPYPQVIVYMDLTRAECSGFFPSGVILSDWFNLAGQKFYLMANCVLDEETELYSFCLWLGIYGNSISGSSCFDIEFAARTRSSGKFLSKYGGRHTFSGSLLEGCDDLFGVPWSTFIADDSLFIDGVLHLRVDLTAVEQPELQT, encoded by the exons ATGG CTGATAATGGACAGATAGACTGTTTCTCAACCATGGCAAGTACACCAATTTTAACAGTAAAGACCCTTCATATCAATTCAGCGATTCTTGCTGCAAGAAGTCGCTTCTTTATAAAG CTTTTCTCAAATGGCATGAATGAATCTGATCAGACGCATCCAAGAATCAGGATTGCTGATTCAG AGGAAAAGGCCTTTATGGAGCTTTTAAGCTTCATGTACAGTGGAAAGTTGACAACAATTGAGCCCACTCTTCTGCTCGACATCTTAATGGCTGCCGACAAATTTGAGGTTCTTTCTTGCATGCGGTACTGCAGTCAGCTGCTCAGAAGCCTGCCTATGACCACAGAATCTGCACTGCTATACCTTGACCATCCATGCTCCCTTTCAATGGCTGCTGAAGCTCAGAGTGTGGTAGGTGCAGCCAGGGAATTCCTTGCTGAGAAATACAAGATTTTAGACAA GTTTGAAGAAGTGATGAACATCTCTCTTTCTGGAATCGAGGCGATCTTTTCGAGCACTGACATACAAGTAGCATCTGAAGATGCGGTATATAACTTCTTGCTTGAGTGGGCCCGTGCGCGATACCTGGAACCGGAGGAAAGACGCGAGATCTTGAGCAGCCGTTTGCTTCCGCTGGTACGCTTCAGTCATATGACATGTGCCGCACTTCAGGAGATCCTAGCATGCACTGATGATGATATAGACCGTGAGCAAGTAACCAAGCGCATCAATGAGGTCCTCCTCCACAAAGCTTACCCAACCCAGATGGAAGGTGCTCTTGCAGCAGATGTATCAACTCTCGATTGGCAATCTGCTGAGCGAACTTACGGGTCCAAACATGTGAAAGCGGTTGCGTTTGATCGACCTTACCCACAGGTTATAGTTTACATGGATCTAACGCGCGCCGAATGCTCCGGATTCTTCCCATCAGGAGTTATATTGTCGGACTGGTTCAATCTCGCAGGTCAGAAATTCTATCTCATGGCAAACTGTGTACTGGATGAGGAGACAGAGTTGTACAGCTTTTGCCTCTGGTTAGGGATATATGGAAATTCTATCTCAGGCTCGTCGTGTTTCGATATTGAGTTTGCTGCAAGGACAAGATCGTCAGGAAAATTCTTGAGCAAGTACGGCGGTAGGCACACATTCAGCGGGTCTTTGCTGGAGGGATGCGATGATCTTTTTGGAGTTCCATGGTCGACGTTCATTGCGGACGACAGCCTCTTCATTGACGGCGTGCTGCATCTGAGAGTTGATCTGACTGCGGTGGAGCAGCCTGAATTACAGACCTGA